One Pogoniulus pusillus isolate bPogPus1 chromosome 10, bPogPus1.pri, whole genome shotgun sequence genomic window carries:
- the LOC135178845 gene encoding cytochrome b5: MVGSSEASGQSWKGRYYRLEEVQKHNNSQSTWIILHHRIYDVTKFLDEHPGGEEVLREQAGGDATENFEDVGHSTDARTLSESFIIGELHPDDRGKLQKPTETLITTVQSTSSSWSNWVIPAIAAIVVALMYRSYMSE; the protein is encoded by the exons ATGGTGGGCTCCAGCGAGGCTAGCGGCCAGTCCTGGAAGGGCCGGTACTACCGGCTGGAGGAGGTGCAGAAGCATAATAACAGCCAAAGCACCTGGATTATCCTGCACCACCGTATCTACGATGTCACCAAGTTTTTGGACGAG CACCCAGGTGGTGAAGAGGTCCTCAGGGAGCAAGCTGGAGGAGATGCTACTGAGAACTTTGAAGATGTTGGCCATTCCACAGATGCAAGGACGCTGTCAGAAAGTTTTATTATCGGAGAACTTCATCCA GATGACAGAGGGAAGCTTCAGAAACCAACA GAAACACTTATTACCACCGTTCAGTCTACTTCCAG TTCATGGTCCAACTGGGTGATCCCAGCCATAGCAGCAATTGTTGTGGCCCTGATGTATCGTTCCTACATGTCAGAGTAA